The Haloplanus salinarum genome includes a region encoding these proteins:
- the hisS gene encoding histidine--tRNA ligase, producing MYDRLKGFRDFYPEEMAARRAVADTLEETARRYGFREIGTPALEAVDLYTDKSGEEIVEELYAFEDKGGRHVAMTPELTPTVARMVVAKGQELQKPIKWMSTRPFWRYEQVQQGRFREFYQTNVDVFGSAEPTADAEILAYAADALTALGLSGDDFEFRVSHRDILGGLLRAFDADVRVREAVRAVDKSEKIEPAQYYDLLHEAGLSYDQAERFDELLATDDLDDLTAFAGTDDVAAAVGNLRNVLDAAADFGVREYCSVSLETARGLDYYTGTVFECFDTQGEVSRAVFGGGRYDDLIESYGGQPTPAVGVAPGHATLSLLLQRAGVWPDEALATDYYVLSVGDTRETAARVARDLRERGHVVESDLADRSFGAQMSYADGVNAETVVIVGERDLENGEVTVKEMESGDQTTAPVDAFPGDHDRPTYDDFA from the coding sequence ATGTACGACCGACTGAAGGGGTTCCGTGACTTCTACCCCGAGGAGATGGCCGCCAGGCGGGCGGTGGCGGACACGCTGGAGGAGACCGCCCGGCGGTACGGGTTCCGGGAGATCGGCACCCCGGCGCTGGAGGCCGTCGATCTCTACACCGACAAGAGCGGCGAGGAGATCGTCGAGGAACTGTACGCCTTCGAGGACAAGGGCGGCCGCCACGTCGCCATGACGCCGGAGTTGACGCCGACGGTGGCGCGGATGGTCGTCGCGAAGGGCCAGGAGCTCCAGAAGCCGATCAAGTGGATGTCGACGCGGCCCTTCTGGCGGTACGAGCAGGTCCAGCAGGGGCGGTTCCGCGAGTTCTACCAGACGAACGTCGACGTCTTCGGGTCGGCGGAGCCGACGGCCGACGCGGAGATTCTGGCGTACGCGGCCGACGCCCTGACCGCGCTCGGCCTCTCCGGCGACGACTTCGAGTTCCGGGTCTCCCACCGCGACATCCTCGGCGGCCTCCTCCGGGCGTTCGACGCCGACGTACGGGTTCGAGAGGCGGTTCGTGCGGTCGACAAATCCGAGAAGATCGAGCCGGCTCAGTATTACGACCTGCTCCACGAGGCCGGCCTCTCCTACGACCAGGCCGAGCGGTTCGACGAACTGCTGGCGACCGACGACCTCGACGACCTCACGGCCTTCGCCGGCACCGACGACGTCGCGGCGGCGGTGGGGAACCTGCGGAACGTCCTCGACGCCGCCGCGGACTTCGGCGTCCGGGAGTACTGCAGCGTCTCCCTGGAGACGGCCCGGGGACTGGATTACTACACCGGCACCGTCTTCGAGTGTTTCGACACGCAGGGCGAGGTGTCCCGGGCGGTGTTCGGCGGCGGGCGGTACGACGACCTGATCGAGAGCTACGGCGGGCAGCCGACGCCGGCCGTTGGCGTCGCACCCGGCCACGCCACGCTCTCCTTGCTCCTCCAGCGGGCGGGCGTCTGGCCCGACGAGGCGCTCGCGACGGACTACTACGTCCTCTCGGTGGGTGACACCCGGGAGACGGCCGCGCGGGTGGCCCGTGACCTCCGGGAGCGGGGCCACGTCGTCGAGTCGGACCTCGCGGACCGGAGCTTCGGCGCGCAGATGTCCTACGCCGACGGCGTCAACGCCGAGACGGTCGTCATCGTCGGCGAGCGCGACCTGGAGAACGGCGAGGTGACGGTCAAGGAGATGGAGAGCGGCGACCAGACGACCGCACCCGTCGACGCCTTCCCGGGCGACCACGACCGGCCGACCTACGACGACTTCGCGTAG
- a CDS encoding AEC family transporter: MSLVSAFTSAVLPIVAVMALGYTLAAALDVEVDSLNDVALYLFLPALIFHSIVTTTLSGDTVALIFAGVGLFVIVTMGLVELLDRLLGVPEPYRSADVLAGALPNAGFYGIPLAEFAFGDVGRTTAVIYITAQAFLMYTLGVYVASRGGGEAGIGAVKEIFRLPLVYAIAVAGTVRLLGIAPPTDGTFMSTVSLVGDASIPLMLVIVGVQLYGLEYGNVRRVIRPSIVKLVVAPLTGLAVALALGKFGDVAVARVFVLLCATPVALIPLALTLSYSDVDDRDGLSASEYLTMTIFVTTVASVPVLTVLITLLQDGVVL, from the coding sequence ATGTCGCTCGTCTCCGCGTTCACCTCGGCCGTCCTCCCCATCGTGGCGGTCATGGCCCTGGGGTATACGCTCGCGGCCGCCCTCGACGTCGAGGTCGACTCGCTCAACGACGTCGCCCTCTATCTCTTTCTCCCCGCGCTCATCTTCCACAGCATCGTCACGACGACGCTCTCCGGCGACACCGTCGCGCTCATCTTCGCCGGGGTCGGCCTCTTCGTGATCGTCACGATGGGGCTGGTCGAACTCCTCGACCGCCTGCTCGGCGTCCCCGAACCCTACCGGAGCGCGGACGTCCTCGCGGGGGCGCTCCCCAACGCCGGCTTCTACGGCATCCCGCTCGCGGAGTTCGCCTTCGGCGACGTGGGCCGGACCACGGCCGTCATCTACATCACCGCCCAGGCGTTCCTGATGTACACCCTCGGCGTCTACGTCGCCTCCCGGGGCGGCGGCGAGGCCGGCATCGGCGCGGTCAAGGAGATATTCCGCCTGCCGCTCGTCTACGCCATCGCCGTCGCCGGCACCGTCCGCCTCCTCGGGATCGCCCCGCCGACCGACGGGACGTTCATGTCCACCGTCAGCCTCGTCGGCGACGCCTCAATCCCCCTGATGCTCGTCATCGTCGGGGTCCAACTCTACGGCTTGGAGTACGGCAACGTCCGCCGGGTGATCCGCCCCTCGATCGTCAAACTCGTCGTCGCCCCGCTGACGGGCCTCGCCGTCGCGCTCGCCCTCGGGAAGTTCGGCGACGTCGCCGTCGCCCGGGTGTTCGTCCTGCTCTGTGCGACGCCCGTCGCGCTCATCCCCCTCGCGCTCACCCTCTCGTACAGCGACGTGGACGACCGCGACGGCCTCTCGGCCTCCGAGTATCTCACCATGACCATCTTCGTCACGACCGTCGCCAGCGTCCCGGTGTTGACCGTGCTGATCACGCTCCTGCAGGACGGCGTCGTGCTGTGA